In Oscillatoria acuminata PCC 6304, a single window of DNA contains:
- a CDS encoding CoB--CoM heterodisulfide reductase iron-sulfur subunit B family protein — translation MPSLTLKYAYFPGCVAQGACGELYQSTAALTKALGIELLELKKASCCGSGTFKEDSRLLEDTVNARNIALAEQLNLPLLTHCSTCQGVIGHVDERLKDFQTSDPAYLNQINGLLQKQNCSPYQGTTEVKHLLWALVTDYGLDELQKRVTRKLSGLKCAAFYGCYLLRAQKTIPYDDPYQPESMENVFRTVGATPVYYPGRTQCCGWPLSSYATDQAFQMAGNHLDEAIAAGADCLVTPCPLCHLNLDSRQPEVAKFMGHKLDLPVLHLPQLVALALGIPPKALGLDRHVVSTRSVLEKLGL, via the coding sequence ATGCCATCGCTTACCCTCAAATACGCTTACTTTCCCGGCTGTGTTGCTCAAGGCGCTTGCGGCGAACTCTATCAATCCACTGCCGCTTTAACCAAAGCCCTCGGCATCGAACTGCTGGAACTCAAAAAAGCCTCCTGCTGCGGTTCTGGTACCTTCAAAGAAGATTCCCGCCTCCTCGAAGATACGGTCAATGCCCGCAATATTGCCCTCGCCGAACAACTCAACCTCCCCTTACTCACCCATTGCAGCACTTGTCAAGGGGTCATCGGTCATGTGGATGAGCGTCTCAAGGATTTCCAAACCTCCGACCCCGCCTATCTCAACCAAATTAATGGGTTACTCCAAAAACAAAATTGTTCTCCCTACCAAGGCACCACGGAAGTCAAACATCTATTATGGGCCTTAGTCACAGACTATGGACTCGATGAACTCCAAAAACGAGTCACCCGCAAGCTGAGTGGACTCAAATGTGCAGCATTCTATGGTTGCTATTTGCTGCGTGCTCAAAAAACAATCCCTTATGACGACCCCTACCAACCGGAATCGATGGAGAATGTATTTCGGACCGTAGGGGCCACTCCCGTCTATTATCCGGGACGCACCCAATGCTGTGGCTGGCCCCTCTCCAGCTATGCCACAGACCAAGCGTTTCAAATGGCGGGGAACCACCTAGACGAGGCGATCGCTGCTGGTGCTGATTGTTTAGTGACTCCTTGTCCTCTGTGTCACCTTAATTTGGACTCCCGCCAACCAGAGGTAGCTAAATTCATGGGTCACAAGTTAGATCTCCCGGTCCTCCATCTCCCCCAATTAGTCGCCTTAGCTTTAGGCATCCCCCCCAAAGCACTGGGGTTAGATCGTCATGTAGTCTCTACGCGATCGGTCTTAGAAAAATTGGGACTCTAA
- the acpP gene encoding acyl carrier protein gives MSQEDIFSQVKKIVTDQLEVEGDKVTPSASFAEDLGADSLDTVELVMALEEAFDIEIPDEAAEKITTVQEAVNYIESQVAAKA, from the coding sequence ATGAGTCAAGAAGATATTTTTTCCCAAGTCAAGAAAATCGTCACCGATCAACTGGAAGTTGAAGGGGATAAAGTCACCCCTTCCGCCAGCTTTGCCGAAGATCTCGGCGCTGATTCCCTGGATACAGTGGAACTGGTGATGGCATTAGAAGAAGCGTTTGATATTGAAATTCCTGACGAAGCAGCAGAAAAAATCACCACCGTCCAAGAGGCAGTGAACTACATCGAGAGCCAAGTTGCAGCAAAAGCATAA
- a CDS encoding sucrose synthase, protein MSDLIESVLKCDEKIDLRQFASELRTTGQQYFLRNDIVRAFSDYCEHHEKPSYFYQSSYLGKLILYTQEIILENESLCMIIRPKIASQEIFRILEDLTVESMTVQELLDLRDRLVNHHHPNEGDVLELDFAPFYDYSPTIRDPKNIGKGVQFLNRYLSSKLFQDPQQTLELLYEFLNLHQYNGLQLLINPRIKNRRELSQKVKQALSFVGDRPPEEPFENFRFDLQILGFEPGWGNTAGRVRETLEILDELIDSPNDAVLESFISRIPMIFRIVLVSVHGWFGQEGVLGRPDTGGQVVYVLDQARSLEKQLQEEFKLAGLDTLGVNPKVLILSRLIPNADGTRCNERLEKIHGTDNGWILRVPLREYNSNLTQNWISRFEIWPYLETYAIDAEKELLAEFQGKPDLIVGNYSDGNLVAFLLARRLKVTQCNIAHALEKSKYLFSNLYWQDLDPQYHFSLQFTADLIAMNAANFIVSSTYQEIVGTPDSVGQYESYACFTMPDLYHVVNGIELFSPKFNVVPPGVNEAVYFPYTRTEDRIPSNRERLEELLFTLDDPVQVFGKLEDPNKQILFSVARLDRIKNLTGLAECFGQSPELQERCNLILVAGKLRTEESTDTEEISEMQKLYGIIEQYNLYNKIRWLGVRLSKSDSGELYRVIGDHKGIFVQPALFEAFGLTILEAMVSGLPTFATQFGGPLEIIQDKVNGFYINPTNLEETAEKLLDFVTKHEQNPHYWDEISQRAIERVYTTYTWKIHTTRLLSLAKIYGFWNYTSKENREDMLRYLEALFYLVYKPRAQALLQQHWDR, encoded by the coding sequence ATGTCAGACTTGATAGAATCCGTCCTAAAATGTGACGAAAAAATCGATCTGCGTCAGTTTGCCAGCGAATTACGCACCACCGGGCAGCAGTATTTTTTGAGAAATGATATCGTCCGAGCCTTCTCAGATTACTGCGAACACCATGAAAAGCCCTCGTATTTTTATCAATCTTCCTATCTAGGAAAACTGATTTTATATACCCAGGAAATCATTCTGGAAAACGAAAGTCTCTGCATGATTATCCGGCCTAAGATTGCCTCTCAGGAAATCTTTCGGATCTTAGAGGACCTCACTGTAGAGTCCATGACCGTGCAGGAATTGCTAGATTTGCGCGATCGCCTCGTCAATCACCACCACCCCAACGAGGGAGATGTCCTCGAACTGGACTTTGCCCCCTTTTACGACTACTCCCCCACCATTCGCGACCCCAAAAACATCGGTAAAGGCGTTCAATTCCTCAATCGCTACCTATCGAGCAAGTTATTTCAAGACCCTCAGCAGACCCTTGAACTGCTGTATGAATTTTTGAACTTGCATCAATATAACGGACTGCAATTACTGATTAATCCCCGGATTAAAAACCGGCGGGAATTGTCCCAGAAAGTCAAACAAGCCCTTTCCTTTGTGGGCGATCGACCCCCAGAAGAACCCTTTGAAAACTTCCGGTTCGACCTGCAAATCTTAGGATTTGAACCCGGTTGGGGAAACACTGCCGGTCGCGTCCGCGAAACCCTAGAAATTCTCGACGAACTGATCGACTCCCCCAACGATGCCGTCCTGGAATCCTTCATCTCCCGGATTCCCATGATCTTTCGGATCGTTCTCGTCTCCGTGCATGGGTGGTTTGGTCAAGAAGGCGTGCTCGGACGACCGGACACCGGGGGCCAAGTCGTCTATGTCCTGGATCAAGCGCGCAGTTTAGAAAAACAACTGCAAGAAGAATTTAAACTCGCCGGATTGGATACCTTAGGCGTTAATCCAAAAGTCCTCATCCTCTCCCGGTTAATTCCCAATGCCGATGGCACTCGTTGTAACGAACGCCTCGAAAAAATTCATGGCACCGATAATGGCTGGATTCTACGAGTTCCCTTGCGGGAATATAATTCAAACCTGACCCAAAACTGGATTTCTCGATTTGAAATCTGGCCCTACTTAGAAACCTACGCCATTGATGCCGAAAAAGAACTTCTGGCCGAATTTCAAGGCAAACCCGATTTAATCGTCGGCAACTATTCTGATGGAAACTTAGTGGCATTTCTGTTAGCACGTCGCCTGAAAGTGACCCAGTGCAACATCGCTCATGCCTTAGAAAAATCTAAGTATCTCTTCAGTAACCTCTACTGGCAAGACCTTGATCCCCAATATCACTTTTCTCTCCAATTTACCGCCGACTTGATTGCCATGAATGCTGCCAATTTTATTGTTAGCAGCACCTATCAAGAGATTGTGGGAACCCCGGATAGTGTGGGTCAGTATGAATCCTACGCCTGTTTTACCATGCCGGATCTGTATCATGTGGTCAACGGCATTGAGTTATTTTCTCCTAAATTTAACGTAGTTCCCCCTGGGGTGAATGAAGCGGTCTATTTTCCCTACACCCGGACCGAAGACCGGATCCCATCCAACCGGGAACGATTGGAAGAATTGCTCTTTACTTTGGATGACCCCGTTCAAGTTTTTGGAAAACTGGAAGACCCCAACAAGCAAATTCTGTTTTCCGTCGCCCGACTGGACCGGATTAAGAATCTGACGGGTTTAGCTGAATGTTTTGGCCAGAGTCCTGAATTGCAAGAGCGCTGTAATTTGATTTTGGTTGCCGGTAAATTGCGAACTGAGGAGTCTACCGATACTGAAGAAATCAGCGAAATGCAAAAATTGTATGGCATCATTGAGCAATACAATTTGTATAACAAGATTCGCTGGTTGGGAGTTCGACTTTCTAAGAGCGATTCTGGGGAACTGTATCGGGTGATTGGTGACCATAAGGGAATTTTTGTGCAACCGGCTTTATTTGAAGCCTTTGGTCTGACGATTTTAGAGGCGATGGTTTCCGGTTTGCCGACCTTTGCCACCCAGTTCGGGGGTCCTTTAGAAATCATTCAGGATAAGGTGAATGGATTCTACATCAACCCGACGAATTTAGAGGAAACCGCAGAGAAGCTGCTGGACTTTGTGACCAAACATGAGCAAAATCCCCATTATTGGGATGAAATTTCCCAACGGGCGATCGAGCGGGTTTACACGACCTATACTTGGAAAATTCATACCACCCGTCTGTTATCCCTGGCTAAAATTTACGGGTTTTGGAATTATACCTCCAAGGAAAACCGTGAGGATATGTTGCGCTACTTAGAGGCGTTATTTTATCTGGTTTACAAACCTCGCGCTCAGGCATTATTGCAACAGCACTGGGACCGATAG
- a CDS encoding Calx-beta domain-containing protein, protein MAQISEPNNPLATNLPGSNLPGLDESDPLESSRTLEEDGIFLDLSLQQIIQGQAGDDTIIGSLADDTIDGNAGNDTIYGNAGNDSLLGNEGNDTIAGGPGNDIIRGVAGNNVLYGDLTREGLSLEEGFGNDIIFGGIGDDLIFGNQGDDTLDGEGGTDTIYGGKGNDVIIGHEGNDLLSGDDGNDLIYGGLGNDNISGGLGNDTLYGEDGDDILNGNEGSDLLVGGAGNDIIYGDDLTAEVFDGGNDVIYAGEGNDIAYGGVGNDIIFGNEGNDILFGNKGNDVIYGGQGDDTAYGGQDNDQLFGDKGNDVLFGNLGNDFIDGGEGDDLLLGNEGSDLLDGGSGNDIIYGGQDNDTIRGSDGDDQLFGDKGNDVIFGGTGNNTLTGGEGSDQFVISPGLGFLQQTRNLITDFTDGEDFLLLADGITFEDLDIREEFDATGTLNTLILDRLTGTVTILQNVSASQITREDFLPPVAAPPPPPPPESVPLPDIPTPPVITPPVIPGPEPEPEPEPEESVIQFSNATYRINEDGTPEAMLVTVTRTNSSEGVVTANVVLQGNPGTATAVDDYENIFPFAIQFAEGDTTPKQVTIPIVNDTRAEETETINLQLTNLTGTAVLGSQSTAIVEIIDDDNPGELEFVLPAAGSFRVKENGTVVREIQVRRVNGSSGAVSADIALAAGSASTNPPAQPGIVGEDFTAVTVPVSFTDGETATKTITLPATAILTDGQVDGLKIVNLSLTNATGGVELNTTPAPLQIEDIDQLVVSIEVTPPGNEAFEAAQADLAPDATREGVFTIALRDANGTLVNAPAGGLTVSYRVDTTAPAQPTDPEAAVEGQDYNALLNGAPFTLGSNTVVIPEGSSTATITINPIDDALPEGNEFVKLVLNETANYNIASDKQEGEVILIDNDSPIVRISPATERIKEGENPETVLTIFREDSAGNPITSGALTVNYGRGGTATNAVDYDELTGQAVIPDGQSSVTVTVRALDDNNAEPDETVRITLAGSTDATQVYELKEGQTQSVVTIEDNETPQISVVGRAADVLADPPTGNQFQFIRFGDKAIPLTVNYTVGGTAQPGTDYTALPGTINFTAGQSSVSLPLTPIDNPNDANAKVVEIQIVDGATYDLGFAGTGNLLFLN, encoded by the coding sequence ATGGCACAAATTAGCGAACCGAATAATCCCCTGGCAACCAACCTTCCGGGATCAAACCTGCCCGGATTAGATGAAAGCGATCCCCTAGAATCCTCTCGAACTTTAGAGGAAGACGGCATTTTTTTAGACTTATCCCTACAACAAATCATCCAAGGCCAAGCTGGAGATGATACAATCATTGGTTCCCTGGCCGACGATACCATAGATGGCAACGCAGGAAACGATACCATCTATGGAAATGCCGGCAATGATAGCCTTCTGGGAAACGAAGGCAACGACACGATCGCCGGCGGTCCCGGTAACGACATCATTCGCGGAGTCGCAGGCAACAACGTCCTCTACGGAGACCTCACCCGGGAGGGACTCTCCCTCGAAGAAGGATTTGGCAACGACATCATCTTTGGCGGCATCGGCGATGACCTGATTTTCGGCAACCAAGGCGATGATACCCTCGATGGAGAAGGGGGTACCGACACCATTTATGGCGGCAAAGGCAACGACGTCATCATCGGTCATGAGGGGAATGACCTCCTCTCCGGTGACGATGGCAATGACCTCATCTATGGTGGCCTCGGCAACGATAACATTTCTGGCGGTCTCGGCAACGATACCCTCTACGGGGAAGATGGGGATGACATCCTCAATGGCAACGAAGGCAGCGACTTATTAGTAGGCGGTGCCGGGAACGATATCATCTACGGTGACGACCTGACTGCGGAAGTCTTTGATGGCGGAAACGATGTCATCTATGCCGGGGAAGGCAATGATATCGCCTACGGTGGCGTCGGCAACGACATCATTTTTGGCAATGAAGGGAATGATATTCTCTTTGGTAACAAAGGGAATGACGTCATCTATGGCGGTCAAGGCGACGATACCGCCTACGGCGGTCAAGATAACGACCAACTGTTCGGGGACAAAGGAAATGATGTCCTCTTTGGGAATCTCGGAAATGACTTCATTGATGGCGGCGAAGGGGATGACCTACTCCTAGGCAACGAAGGGAGCGATCTCCTCGACGGCGGTTCTGGAAACGACATCATTTATGGCGGTCAAGACAACGATACCATCCGAGGCAGCGATGGAGATGACCAGCTTTTTGGTGATAAAGGCAATGATGTCATTTTCGGCGGCACCGGCAACAATACCCTCACTGGCGGCGAAGGGTCGGATCAATTTGTCATTTCTCCGGGATTGGGGTTTCTCCAACAGACGCGAAACTTAATTACCGACTTCACCGATGGGGAAGATTTCCTGCTGTTAGCTGATGGCATTACCTTTGAAGACTTAGATATCCGCGAGGAATTTGATGCCACCGGGACTTTAAACACCCTGATTCTCGATCGCCTCACCGGCACCGTTACTATCTTACAAAATGTCAGTGCCAGTCAGATTACCCGAGAAGACTTTCTTCCCCCAGTCGCTGCGCCACCGCCACCGCCACCACCGGAGTCCGTCCCCCTCCCAGACATCCCCACCCCTCCGGTAATTACACCCCCCGTAATTCCGGGACCCGAACCCGAACCCGAACCCGAACCCGAGGAGAGTGTCATTCAATTTAGCAATGCCACCTACCGAATTAACGAAGATGGGACTCCCGAAGCGATGCTAGTCACGGTGACTCGCACCAATAGTAGCGAAGGGGTGGTTACTGCCAATGTGGTTCTTCAAGGCAATCCGGGAACTGCAACAGCGGTGGACGATTATGAAAATATTTTCCCCTTTGCTATCCAGTTTGCAGAGGGAGATACCACCCCAAAACAGGTTACTATTCCCATCGTTAACGATACCCGTGCCGAAGAGACGGAAACGATTAACTTACAACTGACCAATCTCACAGGTACTGCGGTTTTAGGCAGCCAATCTACAGCGATCGTCGAAATTATCGACGATGATAATCCAGGAGAATTAGAGTTTGTTCTTCCGGCGGCAGGGAGTTTCCGAGTCAAGGAAAATGGAACCGTAGTTCGAGAAATCCAGGTCCGTCGAGTCAATGGCAGCAGCGGTGCGGTAAGCGCTGATATCGCTCTGGCTGCCGGTTCAGCGAGTACAAATCCACCCGCACAACCAGGGATTGTGGGAGAGGATTTTACGGCAGTTACGGTTCCCGTCTCCTTTACGGATGGGGAAACGGCAACTAAAACCATTACACTCCCAGCTACGGCTATTCTGACGGATGGTCAAGTGGATGGTCTCAAAATTGTCAACCTATCCTTGACAAATGCCACAGGTGGGGTAGAACTCAATACCACTCCGGCACCTCTGCAAATTGAAGATATTGATCAACTGGTGGTCAGTATTGAGGTGACTCCCCCGGGAAATGAGGCGTTTGAAGCGGCGCAGGCGGACCTGGCACCCGACGCTACCCGAGAAGGGGTGTTTACGATCGCCCTGCGAGATGCCAATGGTACTCTAGTCAATGCTCCTGCCGGGGGTTTAACGGTTTCCTATCGGGTGGATACCACGGCACCGGCACAACCCACCGATCCAGAAGCAGCAGTCGAGGGTCAAGACTACAATGCCCTCTTAAATGGTGCACCCTTCACCTTGGGGAGCAATACCGTTGTCATTCCCGAAGGATCTTCCACCGCTACCATTACCATCAATCCAATTGACGACGCTTTGCCCGAAGGCAATGAATTCGTTAAGCTCGTTTTGAATGAAACGGCTAATTACAACATCGCCAGTGACAAGCAAGAAGGGGAAGTTATCCTGATCGATAATGACTCACCGATTGTTCGCATCAGTCCAGCTACGGAACGAATTAAGGAAGGAGAAAACCCCGAGACTGTCTTGACCATCTTTCGAGAAGATAGTGCGGGTAATCCGATCACCTCGGGAGCTTTGACCGTCAATTATGGGCGGGGCGGGACAGCGACTAATGCTGTAGATTATGACGAGTTGACTGGGCAAGCCGTGATTCCAGATGGTCAATCCTCGGTCACCGTTACGGTTCGGGCTTTGGATGATAATAATGCCGAACCCGATGAAACAGTCCGCATCACCCTTGCTGGGTCAACGGATGCTACCCAGGTTTATGAACTGAAAGAGGGACAAACCCAGAGTGTTGTTACCATTGAAGATAATGAGACTCCCCAAATCAGTGTAGTAGGACGGGCTGCCGATGTCTTGGCTGACCCTCCTACGGGCAACCAGTTCCAATTTATCCGGTTTGGGGATAAAGCCATCCCCCTGACGGTGAATTATACCGTGGGGGGGACGGCTCAACCTGGGACGGACTACACGGCATTACCCGGCACAATTAACTTTACTGCGGGACAAAGTTCGGTGTCGCTTCCGTTAACTCCTATTGACAATCCGAATGATGCCAATGCCAAGGTTGTCGAGATTCAGATAGTAGATGGAGCGACTTACGATCTAGGGTTTGCTGGCACGGGCAATTTGCTGTTCTTAAACTAA
- the tkt gene encoding transketolase, translating into MAVSAPTKQSLEELCINSIRFLAIDAVEKANSGHPGLPMGAAPMAFVLWDKFMRFNPKNPKWFNRDRFVLSAGHGCMLQYALLYLTGYRGLELEDLKQFRQWESKTPGHPENFQTEGVEVTTGPLGQGIANAVGLAVAEAHLAAKFNKPDLKIVDHYTYVILGDGCNMEGISGEACSLAGHWGLGKLIAFYDDNHISIDGSTDISFTEDVSKRFESYNWHVLHVENGNTDLDAIAKAIEEAKKVTDKPTLIKVTTTIGFGSPNKANSHDVHGAALGASEVQATRDHLGWNYGPFEVPEDALGHFRKAVDRGAKYEEEWNSLWTRYTAEYSEEAAVLERMMSGKLPDGWDKALPTFKPGEKADATRNQSGACLNAIAGVLPDLIGGSADLAPSNKTLLKSSKDFQKGAYENRNVRFGVREHGMGAICNGIALHGSGLISYGATFLVFTDYMRGAIRLSALSQAGVIWVMTHDSIALGEDGPTHQPIEHIPSLRAIPDLIVLRPADGNETSGAYKVAVEKAKGIGADHPYPSLLALSRQNLPNLEGTSIEGVAKGGYTISDSEGTPDIILIGTGGELYLCAEAAEKLRGQGKKVRVVSMPSCELFDEQDEAYRESVLPKAVKKRLVVEAGSSYGWHRYFGDQGSSISVDRFGASSPGEVALERFGYTADNIAAKAAAL; encoded by the coding sequence ATGGCCGTATCTGCTCCAACCAAACAATCTCTCGAAGAACTCTGCATTAACAGCATCCGCTTCCTGGCGATCGATGCTGTCGAAAAAGCCAACTCCGGTCACCCCGGTTTACCAATGGGTGCAGCGCCAATGGCGTTCGTCCTTTGGGATAAATTCATGCGGTTCAACCCCAAAAACCCCAAGTGGTTCAACCGCGATCGCTTCGTCCTCTCTGCTGGACATGGCTGTATGCTTCAGTATGCCCTCCTGTATCTCACCGGCTACAGAGGCTTAGAGTTAGAGGACCTCAAGCAATTCCGTCAGTGGGAATCCAAAACCCCGGGTCACCCCGAAAACTTCCAAACCGAAGGGGTCGAAGTCACCACCGGACCCCTCGGCCAAGGAATTGCCAATGCTGTCGGTTTGGCTGTGGCTGAAGCCCACCTCGCCGCCAAATTTAACAAACCCGACCTCAAAATTGTTGACCATTACACCTACGTTATCCTTGGTGATGGCTGCAACATGGAAGGGATTTCCGGGGAAGCCTGCTCTTTAGCCGGTCACTGGGGACTCGGTAAACTGATCGCCTTCTACGACGACAACCACATCTCCATTGATGGTTCCACCGACATCTCCTTTACCGAAGATGTCAGCAAGCGCTTTGAATCCTACAATTGGCACGTCCTCCACGTCGAAAATGGTAATACCGACCTGGATGCCATTGCCAAGGCGATCGAAGAAGCCAAAAAAGTCACCGACAAGCCCACCTTAATCAAAGTCACCACCACCATCGGCTTCGGTTCTCCCAACAAAGCCAACAGCCATGATGTCCACGGTGCAGCCCTCGGTGCTTCCGAAGTCCAAGCGACTCGCGACCACCTCGGCTGGAACTATGGCCCGTTTGAAGTGCCGGAAGATGCCCTGGGTCACTTCCGCAAAGCCGTCGATCGCGGTGCCAAATATGAAGAAGAATGGAACAGCCTCTGGACTCGCTACACAGCCGAGTATTCTGAAGAAGCTGCCGTTTTAGAACGGATGATGAGTGGCAAACTCCCCGATGGTTGGGACAAAGCCCTCCCCACCTTCAAACCCGGTGAGAAAGCGGATGCGACTCGGAACCAATCCGGTGCTTGCTTGAATGCGATCGCTGGCGTCCTCCCCGACCTAATCGGCGGTTCCGCTGACTTAGCCCCCTCCAACAAAACCTTACTGAAATCGTCCAAAGATTTTCAAAAAGGTGCCTACGAAAACCGTAACGTCCGCTTCGGCGTCCGCGAACATGGCATGGGCGCAATTTGCAACGGGATCGCCCTGCATGGTTCCGGTTTAATCTCCTACGGTGCCACCTTCTTGGTGTTTACCGACTATATGCGCGGTGCCATTCGTCTGTCCGCCCTCTCTCAAGCTGGGGTAATCTGGGTCATGACCCACGACTCCATTGCCTTGGGTGAAGATGGTCCGACTCACCAACCCATCGAGCATATCCCCTCTCTGCGCGCCATTCCTGACCTGATCGTGCTGCGTCCGGCAGATGGCAACGAAACCTCCGGTGCCTACAAAGTCGCCGTAGAAAAAGCCAAAGGCATTGGTGCAGATCATCCCTATCCCTCCCTGTTGGCCCTGTCTCGCCAAAACCTGCCGAACCTGGAAGGAACCTCCATCGAAGGGGTTGCTAAAGGCGGTTACACTATCTCCGACAGCGAAGGCACTCCCGACATCATCTTGATTGGTACCGGCGGCGAACTCTACCTCTGCGCCGAAGCGGCTGAAAAGCTCCGTGGACAAGGGAAGAAAGTCCGTGTCGTCTCCATGCCTAGCTGCGAACTGTTCGACGAACAAGACGAAGCCTATCGCGAATCCGTGCTTCCTAAAGCTGTCAAGAAACGCCTGGTGGTAGAAGCCGGTTCCAGCTATGGCTGGCATCGTTACTTCGGTGACCAAGGTTCCTCGATCAGCGTCGATCGCTTCGGTGCTTCCTCTCCCGGTGAGGTCGCTTTGGAACGGTTTGGATATACAGCCGATAATATTGCTGCTAAAGCAGCGGCGCTTTAA
- a CDS encoding WGxxGxxG family protein — protein MKSSKLSTILSATVLSAGLAFAPSTLPASAQTTPVTPTQEVYETEQGTQGIEDDNDWGAWGLLGLLGLLGLAGLGGRNRNESPTYYADPTRDREEVAGRSSTTYR, from the coding sequence ATGAAGAGTTCTAAATTGTCCACAATTTTAAGCGCCACTGTTCTCAGTGCAGGTTTAGCTTTCGCGCCTTCGACTTTACCCGCCTCGGCGCAAACGACCCCGGTAACTCCCACCCAAGAGGTTTATGAGACTGAACAAGGGACTCAAGGCATCGAAGATGATAATGATTGGGGAGCTTGGGGCTTACTTGGCTTGTTAGGCTTACTGGGTCTGGCTGGTTTAGGCGGTCGCAATCGCAACGAATCCCCTACTTATTATGCCGATCCCACTCGCGATCGGGAAGAAGTAGCCGGTCGCTCCTCTACAACTTATCGCTAA
- the fabF gene encoding beta-ketoacyl-ACP synthase II: MTSLERKRVVVTGLGAVTPIGNTLQDYWEGLLSGRNGIGPITLFDPSSHSCRIAGEVKGFDPHDYLEKKEAKRMDRFAQFAIAASKQAIADASFEINDLSAEQVGIVIGNGIGGMKVMEDQQTIYLNRGPDRCSPFMVPMMIANMAAGLTAIHTGAKGPNSCVVTACAAGSNAVGDAFRLIQGGYAQAMLCGGTEAAVTPLSVAGFAAARAVSTRNDDPLHACRPFDRDRDGFVMGEGAGILLLEELEHALARGAKIYAEMVGYAMTCDAYHMTSPVPGGEGATRAMLLALKDAGLSPEQVSYINAHGTSTAANDKTETNAIKNALGDHAYKIAVSSTKSMTGHLLGGSGGIEAVATVMAVAHDKVPPTINLENPDPECDLDYVPHHSRDCPVNVALSNSFGFGGHNVTLAFAKYQ; this comes from the coding sequence ATGACCAGCTTAGAACGAAAACGAGTTGTTGTTACGGGTCTCGGTGCAGTTACGCCGATCGGCAATACCTTACAGGACTATTGGGAAGGGTTGTTGAGCGGACGTAATGGCATTGGTCCCATTACCCTATTCGATCCGTCGAGTCATTCCTGCCGGATTGCCGGTGAAGTGAAAGGATTTGACCCCCATGACTACTTGGAAAAAAAAGAAGCCAAGCGCATGGATCGATTTGCTCAGTTTGCGATCGCCGCGAGTAAGCAAGCGATCGCCGACGCGAGTTTCGAGATTAATGACCTGAGCGCCGAGCAGGTGGGTATTGTCATCGGCAATGGCATCGGTGGCATGAAGGTAATGGAAGATCAACAAACGATCTACCTTAATCGCGGACCGGACCGATGCAGTCCATTCATGGTCCCCATGATGATCGCCAACATGGCGGCAGGGCTGACGGCTATTCATACCGGAGCCAAGGGACCGAATTCTTGTGTTGTAACGGCTTGTGCAGCGGGTTCCAATGCCGTGGGAGATGCCTTTCGCCTCATCCAAGGCGGATACGCTCAAGCGATGCTTTGTGGCGGAACTGAAGCGGCAGTGACACCGCTATCGGTGGCCGGTTTTGCCGCAGCGCGGGCGGTTTCCACCCGGAATGATGATCCGCTTCATGCCTGCCGTCCTTTCGATCGCGATCGCGATGGATTTGTGATGGGCGAAGGAGCGGGCATTTTACTGCTCGAAGAACTGGAACACGCTCTGGCAAGAGGGGCCAAAATCTATGCCGAAATGGTAGGCTATGCCATGACCTGTGATGCCTATCATATGACCTCCCCGGTCCCCGGTGGTGAAGGGGCCACCCGAGCCATGTTACTCGCCCTGAAAGATGCCGGACTCTCACCGGAACAGGTGAGCTACATCAATGCCCACGGCACCAGCACTGCTGCCAATGATAAGACCGAAACCAACGCGATTAAAAACGCTTTGGGAGACCATGCTTACAAGATAGCAGTCAGCTCTACAAAGTCAATGACCGGGCATTTGTTAGGGGGTTCCGGTGGCATTGAAGCAGTAGCAACGGTCATGGCAGTTGCCCATGATAAAGTACCACCGACGATTAACCTAGAAAATCCAGATCCGGAATGTGATTTGGATTATGTGCCGCATCACAGCCGGGACTGTCCGGTGAATGTCGCACTCTCCAATTCCTTTGGGTTTGGGGGACATAACGTCACCCTAGCCTTTGCCAAATACCAGTAA
- the psaC gene encoding photosystem I iron-sulfur center protein PsaC, whose protein sequence is MSHAVKIYDTCIGCTQCVRACPLDVLEMVPWDGCKAGQIASSPRTEDCVGCKRCETACPTDFLSIRVYLGAETTRSMGLAY, encoded by the coding sequence ATGTCTCATGCTGTAAAAATCTATGACACCTGCATCGGTTGTACACAATGCGTTCGGGCTTGTCCCTTAGACGTTCTGGAGATGGTCCCCTGGGATGGCTGTAAAGCTGGTCAGATTGCCTCTTCTCCCCGGACTGAAGACTGTGTAGGTTGCAAGCGTTGCGAAACTGCCTGTCCGACCGACTTTTTGAGCATCCGAGTCTATCTCGGCGCTGAAACGACTCGCAGTATGGGTCTGGCTTACTAG